The Algoriphagus sanaruensis genome window below encodes:
- a CDS encoding glycoside hydrolase family 57 protein, which yields MRTVCFYFQVHQPFRVKPYRFFEIGEDHYYWDDFLNRNVVRKVAQKCYLPMNALLLDLIHKYQGKFKVAFSLSGTFLDQIEAYAPDVLESFQKLVATGHVELLNETYSHSLASLKSKEEFFGLVEKHQAKIKQLFNGYTPKVFRNTELIYSDQIGAMVSELGYEAILTEGAKHVLGWKSPNYVYNNSINPNLKVLLKNFLLSDDIAFRFSNKTWADYPLTTDKFVSWLNAIPKEEQVVNLFMDYETFGEHQWAETGIFEFMRHLPEAIFKNSDFGFSTPSEVVKNSKTVGAIHVPVPISWADEERDLTAWLGNEMQNEAFERLYEQERYVKKLDDPEIQRDWEYLQTSDHFYYMCTKFFSDGSVHEYFSPYDTPYDAFINYMNALSDFILRVKEKVEEKALA from the coding sequence ATGAGAACCGTCTGTTTTTATTTCCAGGTCCATCAGCCTTTTCGCGTTAAGCCTTATCGCTTCTTTGAAATTGGAGAAGACCATTATTATTGGGACGATTTTCTAAATCGAAATGTCGTCAGAAAAGTAGCTCAAAAGTGCTACCTACCCATGAATGCCCTGTTATTAGATTTGATCCATAAATATCAAGGGAAATTCAAAGTGGCTTTTTCATTATCAGGAACCTTCCTCGATCAGATTGAAGCTTATGCTCCTGATGTTTTGGAAAGCTTCCAAAAACTAGTGGCTACTGGTCATGTAGAGCTTTTAAATGAAACTTATTCCCATTCGCTGGCTTCCTTAAAAAGCAAAGAAGAGTTTTTTGGATTGGTCGAAAAACACCAAGCAAAAATCAAACAACTTTTCAATGGCTATACTCCCAAAGTCTTCCGAAATACAGAGCTTATTTATTCCGATCAAATCGGAGCGATGGTCTCTGAATTGGGCTATGAGGCAATTCTTACCGAAGGTGCGAAACACGTTTTAGGATGGAAATCTCCAAATTATGTGTACAATAACTCTATCAATCCCAACCTGAAAGTTCTCCTGAAAAACTTCTTGTTGTCAGATGATATCGCATTCAGATTCAGCAATAAAACATGGGCTGATTATCCATTGACCACAGACAAATTTGTCTCTTGGCTCAATGCTATCCCAAAAGAAGAACAGGTCGTCAACTTGTTTATGGATTATGAGACATTTGGAGAACATCAGTGGGCAGAGACTGGAATATTTGAATTCATGAGACACTTGCCTGAGGCAATCTTCAAAAATTCCGATTTTGGATTTTCAACTCCTTCTGAAGTAGTGAAAAATTCGAAAACCGTAGGTGCAATCCATGTTCCAGTGCCGATTTCATGGGCAGATGAAGAGCGGGATTTGACTGCATGGTTGGGTAATGAAATGCAAAATGAAGCCTTTGAGAGATTGTACGAGCAAGAACGCTATGTGAAAAAGCTGGACGATCCAGAGATTCAGCGCGATTGGGAATACCTTCAGACTTCGGATCATTTCTATTACATGTGTACCAAGTTCTTTTCTGATGGTTCCGTGCACGAATATTTCAGCCCTTATGATACTCCTTATGATGCCTTTATCAATTACATGAATGCTTTGAGCGACTTCATTCTTCGTGTAAAAGAAAAAGTTGAAGAAAAAGCACTGGCTTAA
- the panB gene encoding 3-methyl-2-oxobutanoate hydroxymethyltransferase — MSVHSSASIKRITTHTLLEMKQRGEKISMLTAYDYSMAKIVDDAGMDIILVGDSASNVMAGHETTLPITLDQMIYHASSVVRAVKRAFIVVDIPFGSYQGNSSEALRSAIRIMKESGAHSVKVEGGAEIRESVVRILSAGVPVMGHLGLTPQSIYKFGTYTVRAKEEAEAQKLLEDAKMLEECGCFAIVLEKIPAALAKQVAEAVKIPVIGIGAGPHVDGQVLVMHDMLGITKEFKPRFLRQYADLQTVMKDAFQQYIQDVKSKDFPNESESY, encoded by the coding sequence ATGTCAGTTCATTCCTCAGCATCGATCAAGCGGATTACGACCCACACTCTTTTGGAAATGAAACAGCGTGGAGAAAAAATCTCCATGCTTACTGCCTATGATTACAGCATGGCCAAAATCGTCGATGATGCTGGAATGGACATTATTCTTGTTGGTGATTCAGCTTCCAATGTGATGGCTGGACATGAGACGACACTTCCGATCACGCTTGATCAAATGATTTACCATGCGTCTTCAGTGGTCAGAGCTGTTAAAAGAGCCTTTATCGTTGTGGATATTCCATTTGGAAGCTATCAGGGGAATAGCTCTGAAGCACTCCGTTCTGCAATCCGGATCATGAAAGAATCTGGGGCGCATTCGGTGAAAGTAGAAGGTGGAGCAGAAATTCGAGAGTCGGTCGTTCGTATTCTCAGTGCAGGCGTGCCTGTAATGGGACATTTGGGATTAACTCCACAGTCGATTTATAAATTTGGAACGTATACTGTCCGAGCTAAAGAAGAAGCAGAGGCTCAAAAGTTACTCGAAGACGCCAAAATGCTAGAGGAATGTGGATGCTTTGCAATTGTATTGGAAAAGATCCCTGCCGCATTAGCCAAACAAGTAGCAGAAGCTGTGAAAATTCCAGTTATCGGAATTGGTGCTGGACCTCATGTAGATGGTCAGGTGTTAGTCATGCATGATATGCTGGGAATCACCAAGGAATTTAAGCCTCGATTTTTAAGACAATATGCGGATCTTCAAACCGTCATGAAAGATGCATTTCAGCAATATATTCAGGATGTAAAGAGCAAGGATTTCCCGAATGAATCAGAAAGTTATTGA
- a CDS encoding PQQ-binding-like beta-propeller repeat protein translates to MKQLVKTTRVSILACLILVIAGVNSFAQEPQWKLTLEKGVEWTKYTPNKILLVGSTDWGLHGVDATTGKLLWSNEDLYNSAKALKGPDGKKVGYTPDLIRVLEDPNDPSISDYAIVKYTDNILVKNFVVINIRTGELVINPKMAGMPVVKIIGPEQATFNYEGSDYIPELKGVIITASWEDLTKAGKPYMQITKFIDLATGKIAWESDQFSSKFLPVVTDDNHLLFIGEKTSAKINSKTGQPFWTFEVAEKKNNFEAFDANIRLTEGYFYQKKGNQGVVSAVELSSGKVLWEKPLATKDAPVLTAENFGVIVADEKNFTLMEAETGNTKWSAKKLSGIVVDLGRDRGIAVGEKDKYLTVLDKNTGAEKWSQKIKGIQIDQLTGAGIMYLDENGSVGLIDFEGNLKWGGKDMIQGPVLRVKPALDREIFYADEKVYLVNLVNGEKNVIVNKVEFEEKETPDALEFTGSNFVLSSSQNMIGFDESGNILFKEHWASPKISLAGRIALRTMQVAMVAMASAAAYQQGLTQGSAFAPTSISKQYGYQREFFEDMAGAFGQAANQRFKASKSRGLFNFILTDVGEGVGLVKVDKVSGKEVGKIVLNDKEPIYDSDPENGMIFYKPTKKEVYGYLF, encoded by the coding sequence ATGAAACAGCTAGTCAAAACCACCCGAGTATCGATTCTAGCATGCCTGATCTTGGTCATCGCAGGAGTCAACAGTTTTGCGCAAGAGCCGCAATGGAAGCTAACCCTGGAAAAAGGGGTAGAATGGACGAAGTACACTCCCAATAAAATCTTGTTGGTAGGTAGTACGGACTGGGGATTACATGGAGTAGATGCCACTACAGGTAAACTCTTATGGTCCAATGAGGATTTATACAATTCTGCCAAAGCCTTAAAAGGTCCAGATGGAAAAAAAGTAGGTTACACGCCTGATCTTATCCGTGTTTTGGAAGACCCAAATGACCCCTCCATTTCGGACTATGCCATCGTAAAGTACACGGATAATATCCTGGTCAAAAACTTTGTGGTGATCAATATCCGGACAGGAGAATTGGTGATTAATCCCAAAATGGCAGGTATGCCCGTAGTAAAAATCATTGGTCCTGAACAAGCCACCTTCAATTATGAAGGTTCAGACTACATTCCAGAGTTGAAAGGGGTAATTATAACAGCGAGCTGGGAAGACTTGACCAAAGCCGGAAAACCCTACATGCAAATCACGAAGTTTATTGATTTGGCAACTGGGAAAATTGCTTGGGAAAGTGATCAGTTTTCGTCCAAGTTTCTTCCTGTGGTGACAGATGATAATCATTTGTTATTCATCGGAGAAAAAACCTCCGCAAAAATTAATTCCAAAACGGGACAGCCATTTTGGACATTTGAAGTAGCCGAAAAGAAGAACAATTTTGAAGCGTTTGATGCAAACATCAGACTTACGGAAGGATACTTTTACCAGAAGAAAGGAAATCAGGGCGTAGTGTCCGCCGTAGAATTGAGCAGTGGGAAAGTTTTGTGGGAAAAGCCTTTGGCGACTAAGGACGCTCCAGTTTTAACCGCGGAAAATTTCGGCGTGATCGTAGCGGATGAGAAAAATTTCACTTTGATGGAGGCAGAAACTGGTAATACGAAGTGGTCAGCCAAGAAGCTTTCTGGAATTGTGGTGGATTTGGGACGAGATCGAGGAATCGCAGTAGGAGAAAAGGACAAATACCTCACTGTGTTAGATAAAAATACAGGGGCTGAAAAATGGTCACAAAAAATCAAAGGAATTCAAATTGATCAATTGACCGGTGCAGGCATTATGTACTTGGATGAAAATGGTAGTGTAGGGCTGATTGATTTTGAAGGAAACTTGAAATGGGGAGGCAAGGATATGATTCAGGGCCCTGTCTTAAGAGTTAAGCCTGCCTTGGATCGGGAAATTTTCTACGCAGACGAAAAGGTTTATTTAGTCAATTTGGTCAATGGTGAGAAAAACGTCATCGTGAACAAAGTAGAATTCGAGGAAAAAGAAACGCCAGATGCCTTGGAATTTACCGGGTCAAATTTCGTCCTCTCTTCTAGTCAGAATATGATTGGCTTCGATGAAAGTGGAAACATCCTTTTCAAAGAACATTGGGCCTCACCGAAGATTTCTTTGGCAGGAAGAATCGCTCTTCGCACCATGCAGGTCGCTATGGTAGCCATGGCTTCCGCAGCAGCATACCAGCAAGGGTTGACGCAGGGGTCTGCATTTGCCCCTACTTCCATCAGTAAGCAATATGGATACCAGCGGGAATTTTTTGAAGATATGGCAGGGGCATTTGGACAGGCCGCCAATCAGCGATTCAAGGCGTCCAAATCGAGAGGTTTATTCAATTTTATCCTAACAGATGTAGGCGAAGGGGTTGGTCTGGTCAAAGTGGACAAGGTCTCTGGCAAAGAAGTTGGAAAGATTGTTTTGAATGACAAGGAGCCTATCTATGATTCCGACCCAGAGAATGGAATGATTTTCTACAAGCCAACCAAAAAAGAAGTATATGGATACTTATTTTAA
- a CDS encoding phosphoribosyltransferase family protein, with the protein MSEVLNHKQILQKVTRMAFEIYERNIHSSGIVFAGVSGMGTFLASLLANKLREISSLSVEQLEVILDKATISTTAIELSRSLALEGKTVILVDDVLNTGKTLVYAMKPFLDQEIQKMEIAVLVNRSHGLFPVRPDYTGFELATTLSEHIKVDFSENHYSVHLN; encoded by the coding sequence ATGAGCGAGGTACTCAATCACAAACAGATTCTTCAAAAAGTCACCCGAATGGCTTTTGAAATCTATGAACGAAATATTCATTCCTCAGGAATTGTCTTTGCTGGAGTCAGTGGAATGGGGACTTTTCTTGCAAGTCTTTTGGCAAATAAGCTTCGTGAAATTTCGTCTCTTTCAGTTGAGCAACTTGAAGTCATTTTGGATAAGGCAACTATTTCTACTACAGCTATTGAGCTAAGTCGATCTTTAGCACTGGAAGGAAAAACCGTCATTTTGGTAGATGATGTTCTCAATACCGGAAAGACACTGGTGTATGCCATGAAGCCATTTTTAGATCAAGAAATCCAAAAAATGGAAATTGCTGTTTTAGTCAATCGAAGTCATGGACTTTTCCCTGTTCGACCTGACTATACAGGATTCGAGCTAGCCACCACACTCAGCGAACATATCAAAGTTGATTTTTCTGAAAACCATTATTCCGTTCACCTTAATTAA
- a CDS encoding low molecular weight protein-tyrosine-phosphatase, which yields MIKVLFVCLGNICRSPLAEAIFNHKIEALGLGHKFKSDSAGTSDFHIGELPDERTLACAKRHNLTIQHRGRQVNRTDFRDFDYIIAMDDNNLRNLNLMKERYRFSEKQVFLMRSFVEGGDGLSVPDPYYGGEEGFEEIYRILDEAIDSFLNLVKETHQIYA from the coding sequence ATGATTAAAGTTTTATTCGTCTGTTTAGGTAACATTTGTCGGTCACCGCTAGCCGAAGCCATTTTCAATCATAAAATTGAAGCTTTAGGCTTAGGCCACAAGTTTAAATCAGATAGTGCGGGCACCTCAGACTTTCATATTGGAGAACTACCAGACGAACGAACGCTAGCCTGTGCGAAGCGACATAATCTAACCATTCAGCATCGAGGAAGACAGGTAAATCGGACAGATTTTAGAGATTTTGATTACATCATCGCCATGGATGATAATAACCTTCGCAATCTGAATCTGATGAAAGAGCGGTATCGATTTTCAGAAAAGCAGGTTTTTTTGATGCGCTCATTTGTCGAAGGTGGAGATGGCTTGTCAGTTCCCGATCCTTATTATGGAGGAGAAGAAGGCTTCGAAGAAATTTACCGGATTTTGGACGAAGCAATTGATAGTTTTTTGAACTTGGTCAAAGAGACACACCAAATATATGCTTGA
- a CDS encoding 3-deoxy-D-manno-octulosonic acid transferase — protein MKEFRSRYSGKLAWFHVASLGEYEQAKPVIEALKKQNSEIGILVSFFSPSGYEPALKKPHPLVDFVTYLPLDRRSWAQEFVRLVNPSSAFFVKYDLWYHHLEALRKFGVPHYLISASFRPNQPYFRWYGGFFKSMLESFNWIFTQNQPSLDLLNTIAVTNASRSGDTRFDRVWATAKHAKSFPEISHWINGRPTVVVGSAWQEDMDLILPLIEAHLDYVWIIAPHDLSPEPMDRWAKQLSVKSVTYSKWAPESQASILFIDNIGMLSSLYQFAKIAYVGGGFGKGLHNILEPLGFGIPVIFGKVKNVSKFPESIQSQHQGCGFEVNSPEDLLNVFDRLEQAEIYQKATFAAQEWVSANVGAADRVMQKVQELTPLS, from the coding sequence TTGAAGGAGTTCAGGTCCCGATATTCTGGAAAATTGGCTTGGTTTCATGTCGCTTCCTTAGGGGAATATGAACAAGCTAAACCGGTGATCGAAGCCTTAAAAAAGCAGAACTCGGAAATTGGAATATTGGTGAGTTTCTTTAGCCCATCCGGCTATGAGCCTGCCCTTAAAAAGCCTCATCCTCTCGTTGATTTTGTCACTTATTTACCGCTCGATAGGAGGAGTTGGGCGCAAGAGTTTGTTCGGTTGGTGAATCCATCCTCAGCCTTTTTTGTCAAATACGATCTCTGGTACCATCATCTGGAAGCGTTGAGAAAATTTGGAGTTCCCCATTACTTAATTTCCGCATCCTTTCGGCCCAACCAACCTTATTTTCGTTGGTATGGGGGATTTTTCAAATCGATGCTTGAAAGTTTCAACTGGATTTTTACCCAAAATCAGCCGAGTCTTGACTTATTGAATACCATTGCCGTGACCAACGCATCTCGCTCTGGGGATACTCGATTTGATCGAGTTTGGGCTACGGCTAAGCATGCCAAATCTTTCCCGGAAATTAGTCACTGGATCAATGGGCGACCCACAGTGGTAGTTGGGTCCGCGTGGCAAGAGGACATGGATTTGATTCTTCCATTGATTGAGGCTCATCTGGACTATGTCTGGATCATTGCCCCTCATGACCTGTCTCCCGAACCTATGGATCGCTGGGCCAAACAGCTTAGTGTAAAATCCGTGACTTATTCTAAATGGGCCCCTGAATCCCAAGCTTCTATTTTGTTTATCGATAATATTGGGATGCTTTCTTCCTTGTATCAATTTGCAAAGATTGCCTATGTGGGTGGAGGCTTCGGGAAGGGCTTGCATAATATTTTAGAGCCGCTCGGATTTGGGATTCCTGTGATCTTTGGAAAAGTGAAAAATGTGAGCAAATTTCCTGAATCCATCCAAAGTCAACATCAAGGCTGCGGATTTGAAGTAAATTCACCCGAGGACCTTTTGAATGTGTTTGACCGATTAGAGCAAGCAGAAATTTACCAAAAGGCTACGTTTGCAGCTCAGGAATGGGTATCTGCGAATGTAGGAGCAGCTGATCGTGTGATGCAAAAAGTGCAAGAATTAACCCCGCTTTCATGA
- the rsgA gene encoding ribosome small subunit-dependent GTPase A codes for MKGRVIKSTGSWYVVQSEGQFISARLKGKFKQADLKLTNPIAVGDWVELEKEAGQDTAVIQDIFPRENYVIRKSTRKQHFSHIIASNLDQALLVITMKKPRTSLGFIDRFLVSTESFGIPAILIVNKMDELSGEDEQEWLRDIHEIYEPLGYPVLEISALKDPATKEKLMPYVQGKSSLISGHSGVGKSTLLNALVPEARQDTKEISGYSDKGVHTTTFAELFTLPEGGDLIDTPGIKEFGILDVEEEELSHYFPEMRQFLGQCKYNNCTHTNEPGCIVRVKLEEGFIHPYRYQSYLNILSEEDSHR; via the coding sequence ATGAAAGGACGAGTCATTAAATCTACGGGTAGTTGGTATGTAGTCCAGTCAGAGGGGCAATTTATTTCTGCACGTCTTAAAGGAAAATTTAAGCAGGCGGATTTAAAATTGACTAATCCTATTGCAGTTGGAGATTGGGTAGAGCTTGAAAAAGAGGCCGGGCAGGACACGGCAGTCATCCAAGATATTTTTCCCAGGGAAAATTATGTGATTCGTAAATCAACCCGAAAACAGCACTTTTCACATATCATTGCCAGTAATCTCGATCAGGCGCTATTGGTCATCACTATGAAAAAACCCCGTACCTCGCTTGGGTTTATTGATCGATTTTTAGTGAGCACGGAGAGCTTTGGGATACCCGCCATTCTCATCGTTAATAAAATGGACGAGCTTTCTGGTGAGGACGAGCAAGAATGGCTTCGGGATATTCATGAAATTTATGAGCCTTTGGGATATCCAGTTTTGGAGATTTCTGCCTTGAAAGATCCGGCAACAAAGGAAAAGTTGATGCCATATGTCCAGGGGAAATCGAGTTTAATTTCGGGGCATTCAGGGGTTGGCAAAAGTACCCTGCTCAATGCACTTGTGCCTGAGGCAAGGCAGGATACAAAAGAAATTTCAGGATATAGTGACAAAGGAGTACATACCACTACTTTCGCAGAATTATTTACCCTTCCTGAGGGGGGAGATTTGATAGATACTCCTGGAATCAAGGAATTTGGAATTTTGGATGTCGAGGAGGAAGAATTGTCTCATTATTTTCCGGAAATGAGGCAGTTTTTAGGACAATGCAAATACAACAATTGCACGCATACCAACGAACCTGGATGCATTGTTCGGGTTAAACTGGAAGAAGGATTTATCCATCCCTATCGGTATCAGAGTTATTTGAATATTCTCAGTGAGGAGGATAGTCATCGTTGA
- a CDS encoding amylo-alpha-1,6-glucosidase, producing the protein MSYIHFDKTQLINLNYSLDREIIRTNRSGTYTSTTIIGCNTRKYHGLLVVPQPQIDSQNHVLLSTVHETVIQRGASFNLGISKFPGNYSPRGHKYLEDFDSEPIPKLTYRVGGVVLQKELILDTNRDRLMIRYTLLEAHSPTKIRIQPFLAFRGYHSLMKANDDIDKKYEVVPNGVKFRLYEPYDPLFMQISKNSEFVSIPDWYYNIEYIQERERGYEYQEDLFVPGYFEFDIAKGESVIFSAGLTEADPATRQNAFEKEIARRIPRNNFENCLRNSAGQFIRRRDGDVRIIAGYPWFGWWGRDTFIAAPGLTLSAGDTETFLEIMDTMARDLKGALFPNIGSGDYTNMTSVDAPLWFFWSLQQYIEYTGDKKTVKDRYLEKLRGIIEGFKSGTAFNIHMLSNGLIWGGQDGVALTWMDAITPDGPVTPRIGCPVEIQALWYNALKFFEELSGEESYGQLANQVSVSFNREFWSDEYGYLADVVNGDEKDWSIRPNMVFATSLAYTMLSEEQSDKILEIAKSKLLTPRGLRSLSPDDPGYKGYYFGNQISRDHAYHNGTVWAWPLGHFVEGYLKLHGKAAKNFVQKIIKGFDGVMTQYGIGTVAEIYDGDAPHRPKGSVSQAWSVAELLRMMDLVKRI; encoded by the coding sequence ATGAGTTATATCCATTTCGATAAAACCCAATTAATCAATCTGAATTATTCTCTCGATCGGGAGATCATTCGGACTAACCGCTCGGGTACTTACACCAGTACTACCATCATTGGTTGTAACACCCGAAAATATCACGGGCTCCTGGTTGTGCCCCAGCCACAGATAGATTCTCAAAATCATGTTCTCCTGTCGACTGTTCATGAAACAGTCATTCAACGGGGTGCAAGTTTCAACCTCGGTATTTCTAAATTTCCTGGAAATTATTCCCCAAGAGGCCACAAATACCTAGAGGATTTTGATTCTGAACCAATCCCGAAATTGACGTACCGTGTAGGTGGGGTTGTATTGCAAAAAGAGCTAATTCTTGATACCAATCGGGATCGATTGATGATCAGGTACACCTTATTGGAAGCTCACTCACCCACCAAAATCCGGATTCAGCCTTTCCTAGCCTTTAGAGGATACCATTCCTTGATGAAGGCGAATGATGATATCGACAAGAAGTATGAAGTAGTCCCAAATGGGGTAAAGTTCAGATTATATGAACCATACGATCCCCTTTTCATGCAAATTTCAAAAAATTCTGAATTTGTCTCCATTCCAGATTGGTACTACAATATTGAATATATCCAAGAGCGGGAAAGAGGCTATGAATACCAAGAGGATCTTTTTGTTCCTGGATATTTTGAATTTGATATTGCCAAAGGAGAATCTGTCATTTTTTCTGCAGGACTTACAGAAGCGGATCCAGCTACTAGACAGAATGCTTTCGAAAAAGAAATAGCACGAAGAATCCCCAGAAATAACTTCGAGAATTGCTTACGTAATTCTGCAGGACAATTTATAAGAAGACGAGATGGGGATGTAAGAATTATCGCGGGTTACCCATGGTTTGGATGGTGGGGAAGGGATACATTTATCGCTGCACCAGGATTAACCCTTTCTGCAGGTGATACGGAGACCTTCCTTGAGATTATGGATACCATGGCGCGAGACCTTAAGGGCGCATTATTCCCAAACATTGGTAGTGGAGATTATACCAATATGACTTCTGTGGATGCCCCACTTTGGTTTTTCTGGTCGCTACAACAGTACATCGAATACACCGGCGACAAGAAAACGGTCAAAGATCGATATCTTGAAAAACTTCGAGGGATTATCGAAGGATTTAAATCTGGAACTGCATTTAATATTCACATGCTATCCAATGGTTTGATCTGGGGAGGGCAAGATGGTGTGGCCTTGACATGGATGGATGCGATTACTCCTGACGGTCCAGTTACTCCTAGAATCGGATGTCCTGTAGAAATCCAAGCATTATGGTATAATGCACTTAAGTTCTTTGAGGAACTTTCGGGAGAGGAATCCTATGGACAGCTCGCCAACCAAGTTTCTGTAAGCTTTAACAGAGAGTTTTGGTCTGATGAATATGGCTATCTAGCAGATGTGGTAAATGGAGATGAAAAAGACTGGTCCATTCGACCTAATATGGTCTTTGCTACTTCCTTGGCTTACACGATGCTCAGTGAAGAACAATCGGATAAGATTTTGGAAATTGCTAAATCCAAACTCTTGACGCCTAGAGGCCTTCGGTCACTTTCTCCAGATGACCCTGGATACAAAGGATACTATTTCGGAAATCAGATCAGCAGAGACCATGCCTATCATAATGGAACGGTTTGGGCTTGGCCATTAGGTCATTTCGTAGAAGGGTATCTCAAACTTCACGGAAAAGCCGCAAAGAACTTTGTTCAGAAAATTATCAAGGGGTTTGATGGAGTCATGACACAATACGGAATAGGAACAGTGGCTGAAATCTATGACGGAGACGCTCCTCACCGACCCAAAGGCTCTGTCTCTCAAGCATGGAGTGTCGCTGAACTACTTCGAATGATGGACCTTGTCAAAAGAATATAA
- a CDS encoding glycosyltransferase family 4 protein has product MKVLMFGWEFPPHISGGLGTACYGLVQGMNHHHQEVIFVVPKLWGDEEPLADFVNASDVTIDYRERKFKKIWKNLTYLEVNSFLVPYLGPQEFKKFTDYAMHDRTDVDESIFSNKFEFSGKYGKNLMEEVSRYALVGAQIARDRQDFDIIHAHDWLAFPAGIAAKEISGKPLVVHVHATEFDRSGESVNKPVYEIERAGMHAADHIVAVSQLTKNICVRKYGVPAEKVTVLHNAVLDASIIKSKYQKKVPEKIVTFLGRITFQKGPEYFVEAAKKVIDRDPNVRFVMAGSGDLLNRMISRVAELKMGTKFHFTGFLKGEDVDHMYAISDVYVMPSVSEPFGIAPLEAVRHNTPVIISKQSGVAEVLKNAIKIDFWDVDAMADAIFGLLHYDSISRMFKELGGEELKKLKWEHVAAKLVTVYEKTLAERS; this is encoded by the coding sequence ATGAAAGTATTGATGTTTGGGTGGGAGTTTCCACCCCATATTTCCGGAGGATTAGGAACTGCATGTTATGGATTGGTGCAAGGGATGAATCATCATCATCAGGAGGTGATCTTTGTCGTTCCCAAACTTTGGGGAGATGAGGAGCCACTTGCTGATTTTGTCAATGCAAGTGATGTGACGATTGATTATCGAGAGCGGAAATTCAAAAAAATCTGGAAAAACCTCACCTATCTTGAAGTCAACAGTTTCTTGGTTCCTTATTTAGGACCTCAAGAATTCAAGAAGTTTACAGATTACGCGATGCATGATCGAACTGATGTGGATGAAAGCATTTTCTCCAACAAGTTTGAATTCAGCGGAAAGTATGGCAAGAACCTGATGGAAGAAGTGTCTCGCTACGCTCTCGTAGGTGCACAAATTGCAAGGGATAGACAAGATTTCGATATCATACATGCTCATGATTGGTTAGCTTTTCCTGCTGGCATAGCTGCCAAAGAAATCAGTGGAAAACCTTTAGTGGTGCATGTTCATGCCACTGAGTTTGACCGATCAGGCGAATCCGTTAATAAACCGGTCTATGAGATTGAACGGGCGGGTATGCATGCAGCCGACCATATAGTGGCGGTAAGCCAGCTCACGAAAAATATCTGTGTTAGAAAATACGGAGTACCTGCAGAGAAGGTCACTGTCCTTCACAACGCCGTACTTGACGCTTCGATTATCAAGTCTAAATACCAGAAGAAAGTACCTGAAAAGATTGTTACGTTCTTAGGCCGGATCACCTTTCAAAAGGGACCGGAATATTTTGTCGAAGCCGCAAAAAAAGTAATTGATCGAGATCCCAACGTCAGATTTGTCATGGCTGGATCAGGTGATTTACTGAATCGAATGATTTCCCGAGTGGCGGAACTCAAGATGGGCACCAAATTCCACTTTACGGGATTTTTGAAAGGTGAAGATGTCGATCATATGTATGCCATAAGCGATGTATATGTCATGCCATCCGTGTCTGAACCATTTGGAATTGCTCCTTTGGAAGCTGTCCGACACAATACACCAGTAATTATTTCAAAGCAATCTGGTGTGGCAGAAGTCTTGAAAAACGCTATCAAAATCGATTTTTGGGATGTAGATGCAATGGCTGACGCCATTTTTGGCCTATTGCATTATGATAGTATTTCCCGCATGTTCAAAGAATTAGGGGGAGAAGAACTTAAAAAGTTAAAATGGGAGCATGTGGCTGCCAAGCTTGTAACTGTTTATGAAAAAACTTTAGCCGAACGATCATGA